The Pseudomonas sp. FP2309 genomic sequence GTTTGCTGATCTCGCTTCGCCTGGTTCTTGGCTCTGCCTGGTTGTTTCTCATCGCAGCTGAAGCCATTGCATCAGAGGATGGGCTGGGCTATCGGATCTTCCTGGTGCGGCGCTATTTGGCCATGGACGTGATTCTCCCTTATGTGGTGTGGATTACCCTCCTGGCCTGGCTTATGGATTGGTGTCTCAAGACCCTCACCCGCCGAGCGTTCCCATGGTACGAGGGGGCACGCCCGTGAGCTTTATTCAAGTCAACAACGTGTGGCAGCAATACGGCGACCATGTGGTGCTCGAAGGCCTGAATCTGAGCATTGCCGAAGGCGAGTTCTGCACCATGGTCGGTACTTCAGGCTGTGGCAAGTCCACTTTCTTAAGACTATTGCTGGGCCAAGAAAGAGCCACTAAGGGCGAGATACTGCTGGACGGGCGTCTGCTGGTCGCTGAACCGGATCCTGGCCGGGGCGTTGTGTTCCAGCGCTATTCGGTATTCCCGCACCTGAGCGTGCTGGACAACGTTGCTTTGGGACTGGAACTTCCAAACGCGCCGTTGATAGGACGCCTGTTCGGCCAGCGTAAACGGGCCGCCAGGGAGGAGGCAGCCCAATTGTTATCAAAAGTGGGGCTTGGCCACGCTTTGCAGAAATACCCGTCGCAACTGTCGGGTGGCATGCAACAGCGCCTTGCCATCGCTCAGGCCCTGATCATGAAGCCTCGGGTGCTGCTGTTGGATGAGCCTTTCGGCGCACTCGATCCCGGCATCCGCAAGGACATGCATGCACTGCTATTGGAGCTTTGGCGTGAGACACGGCTGACCGTGTTCATGGTCACCCACGATATTAGTGAAGGGTTCAGCTTGGGCACTCGATTGATGGTGTTCGACAAAGTTCGCGTTGACCCTCATGCCCCATACGCCTATGGCGCTCGCATCACCTATGACCTGCCGCTGAACGCAAAGCGCAGCGAGGCCCAATTGACCTTGGCCTCGGCATTGCCAGGCGCCCATTAATCAATATTGAGGTGTTTCCATGAGTGAAAGTACCGTTTTCTCCGAAGAGCTATTGCCAGGTGGTGGCCACCTTTCCTTCGTTCTAAAACGCGGTCAAATGCTGCGCCTCACTGATCTTGAAGGCGGCGCCAACGTCAGCGTGATGCTTTTCAACGCGAACGAAAAAAGCGAGCGCCTGAATCTGCCCGACAGTCTCAAAGGACAGCACACAGCCAAGCTGACCGCAGGTCATTGCCTGTATTCGGACATGGGGCGTGTACTCGCCGCTATAACGCGCGACACCTGCGGGTGGAGCGACAGCATTGGTGGTGTCCTGTGTGCTGACGAGGTCGAGGAAAAGTACGGCCAAGGTCGCTATCAGGAGTTGCGCAATGGCTTCTTCCGTAACGGCGCGGACAACCTGCTGGTCGAGATGGGGAAATGGGAGCTGGGCCTGACTGACCTGTCGATGGTGTTGAATCTGTTCAGCCGCGTCGATGTGGACAACAACGGCGGGCTGAGTTTTGCAGAGGGAAACTCCAAGGCCGGCGATTGCATCGAACTGTATGCGCCCATGGACACGCTGTTCGTTATCACCGCCTTGCAGCATCCGATGGATCCTGCACCCGAGTATTGCCCCAAGCCCGTCCAACTGACCTTCATGAATGCAGACGCCAGTGTTGCTGA encodes the following:
- a CDS encoding urea amidolyase associated protein UAAP1, yielding MSESTVFSEELLPGGGHLSFVLKRGQMLRLTDLEGGANVSVMLFNANEKSERLNLPDSLKGQHTAKLTAGHCLYSDMGRVLAAITRDTCGWSDSIGGVLCADEVEEKYGQGRYQELRNGFFRNGADNLLVEMGKWELGLTDLSMVLNLFSRVDVDNNGGLSFAEGNSKAGDCIELYAPMDTLFVITALQHPMDPAPEYCPKPVQLTFMNADASVAEHCRTSRPENQRGFTNTDRLFA
- a CDS encoding ABC transporter ATP-binding protein; the protein is MSFIQVNNVWQQYGDHVVLEGLNLSIAEGEFCTMVGTSGCGKSTFLRLLLGQERATKGEILLDGRLLVAEPDPGRGVVFQRYSVFPHLSVLDNVALGLELPNAPLIGRLFGQRKRAAREEAAQLLSKVGLGHALQKYPSQLSGGMQQRLAIAQALIMKPRVLLLDEPFGALDPGIRKDMHALLLELWRETRLTVFMVTHDISEGFSLGTRLMVFDKVRVDPHAPYAYGARITYDLPLNAKRSEAQLTLASALPGAH